The Morococcus cerebrosus sequence GCAGCAGATTGCTGCTGTCTTTGATGCCCGCCGCGCGTTTGAGCCAGCTTTCCAACAGGTCGCCGCATACGCTGACAACAGTCAACACCAAACCGATTAACACGGTATTGAACCAGCCTGCGTCAAACGTGAGCCAACCAGCCCACCACACCACAGTCATGTACACTGCCACGCAAATCGCGCCGCCGATTGCGCCTTCCCAGCTCTTGCTGGGGCTGACGGTCGGTGCGATTTTGTGTTTGCCGAACGCTTTGCCGCTGAAATAAGCGCAAACATCGGCAACCCACACCAAACCCATCACGGCGAGCAGCGACAAGGCGTAATCGGGATGAGGACGCAGGGACATGAGTGCGAACCAAAACGGCATGACCAAAAGCCAGCCGACGGTATAAGCCTGCCAGCCGCCGTTCAATTTCCATTTGAATTTCAGCCACAAAGGCATAACGACCAGCCAAAACGCCAAAACGGCGTACCAGACGATATCCGGCAGCGTCCAACCGCCTGCGTAGGCGATGACGCCGAACACCAGCGTCGCGGCGAGATAATGATTGGTTTTCAGTTTTTCCAATCCGCTCATGCGGGCGTATTCCCACAGCGTAACCAGGGAAATCAATCCGCAAAATGCCGCCCACAGCCATTGCGGCGCGTAAAACAGCATACCGAGCATCAACGGCAGCATCCACAGCGCCGTGATAATCCGTTGTTTCAACATTTTTAACCCCTTTGCTGCTCTACCGGCAGCTGTTCCGAAGTGCGGCCGAAGCGCCGTTCGCGTTTTTGGAACGAGGCGACAGCATCGTCCAAGGCTTTGCTGTCAAAATCGGGCCACAGGGTATCGGTAAAATAAAGTTCGGCATACGCCATCTGCCAAAGCAGGAAATTGCTGATGCGCGTTTCGCCGCCGGTGCGGATGAACAAATCCGGCTCCGGCGCATCGCCCAGCATCAAGTGTTTCGCCAGCGCATCTTCCGTAATCTCGGATACGCCTTCGGCAATCAGTTTGTTTGCCGCCTGCAAAATATCCCAGCGGCCGCCGTAATCCGCGGCGATGCTCAGGGTCAGGCCGGTATTGTTCGCCGTCAACGCTTCCGCTTCTTCGATGCCTTGCAGAATCTGCCGGTTGAAGCGTTCGCGGCTGCCCAACACCTTCAGGCGCATATTGTTTTCGTGCAGACGGCGCACCTGTTTTTGCAAAGCCTGCAAAAACAGCCCCATCAGGAACGACACTTCGTCTTCGGGGCGGCGCCAGTTTTCAGTCGAAAAGGCAAACACGGTCAGATATTGCACACCCAGTTTGGCGCAATGCTTCACCATATTTTCCAACGCGTCCAAGCCGCGTTTGTGCCCCATCACGCGGGGAAGGAAACGCTTTTTCGCCCAACGGCCGTTGCCGTCCATAATCACGGCGATATGCTTCGGAACCGAAGTATGTTCCAAAATGGTCTGCGTGCTGCTCTTCATATCTGCCTTTCGCAGCGCGGCGGTTCAAAGGTCGTCTGAAACGCCGCGGACAAGGGTTTAAATCGCCATCAAATCTTCTTCTTTGGCAGCCAGCGTTTTGTCGGCTTCGGCGATGTATTTGTCGGTCAGTTTTTGAACCGCCTCTTCGCCGCGACGTGCTTCATCTTCGGAAATTTCTTTGTCTTTCAAGAGTTTTTTGATGTGATCGTTTGCATCGCGGCGCACGTTGCGGATGGACACGCGTCCTTCTTCCGCTTCGCTGCGTACGACTTTAATCAAATCTTTACGGCGCTCTTCGGTCAACATAGGCATAGGCACGCGGATCAAATCGCCGACGGCTGCCGGGTTCAGACCCAAGTTTGAATCGCGGATGGCTTTCTCGACTTTGGCCGCCATATTGCTTTCAAAAGGTTTCACGCCGATGGTACGCGCGTCCAGAAGCGTCACGTTGGCAACTTGGCTGACCGGAACCATGCTGCCCCAGTATTCGACTTCCACTTGGTCCAACAGACCGGTATGCGCACGGCCGGTACGCACTTTCGCCAAATTCTCTTTCAGCACTTCTACCGAGCGCTGCATTTTGCTTTCCGCTGTTTTTTGAATATCGTTAATCATTTTCTGCTTTCAAATAAGATACTGAATTTAAAACCTCGCTCGGACGCATGACCATCCGAACGGCAAATCAAGCTGTTAACTGCGCATAGTACCGTCATTCGGCGATTCCGACAAGGCAGGGGCGGTTTTGGGCCTTGTTTCTTAACTGATATTTAAATGCCGTTACAAATAGGATGTATAGAGGGCTGCATCAGCAAAAAAGGTCGTCTGAAAACGGTTTTTCCGCTTTCAGACGACCTTCCTTTATCCGCCAAACTTATTTCTGCTGCTGACGCGTGTACACCAGCGATGTAAGGATGGATGCGCCCAGTGCGCCGAAGACGACGGAGAGGGAAATGGAGATGGGGATGTGCACCCAGTGCATAATCAGCATTTTGATGCCGATGAAGCTCAAGACGAAGGCGAGGCCGTATTTGAGGAAGATGAAACGGTCGGCGACATCGGCAAGCAGGAAATACATGGCACGCAGCCCGAGTATGGCGAAGATGTTGGAGGTGAGGACGATGAAGGGGTCGGTGGTTACGGCGAAGACGGCGGGAATGCTGTCCACGGCGAAGATGACGTCGCTCAACTCTATCATGATGAGGACGAGCAAAAGCGGGGTGGCGATGCGCTTGCCGTTTTCGACAGTAAAGAATTTTTCGCCTTCAAACTGATGGCTGACGGGGATGACTTTTTTAAGCCAGCCCAAAATCTTGTTTTGCGAGAGGTCCTCTTCTTCGGATTCCGGTTTCATCATATGGATGCCGGTATAGACGAGGAATGCGCCGAAAATGTAGAGAATCCATTCGAACCGCTGCACCAGTGCCGCGCCGATAAAAATCATGAGGGCGCGCAGGACGATGGCGCCGAACACGCCGTAAAGGAGGACGCGGTGCTGGTATTTCGGGGAAACTTTGAAGTAACCGAAAATCATCAGGAAAACAAAGATGTTGTCAACGGCAAGGGATTTTTCGAGGATGTAGCCGGTGAAAAATTCGAGGGTTTTTTCTTTGGCAACGACGGCGCCGTAAAGGGGGTTGCCTGCCAGCTCGAAATAGAGCCAGCCTGCGAAGGCACAGGATACGGCGATCCAGACGCAACTCCAGGCGACGGCTTCTTTGACACTGACTTTATGCGCGCCGCTTTTTTTAAGCGAGAGCATGTCGATGATGATCATGATGAAAACGGCGGCGAAGAACACGCCGTAGAAAAGGG is a genomic window containing:
- a CDS encoding phosphatidate cytidylyltransferase, which produces MLKQRIITALWMLPLMLGMLFYAPQWLWAAFCGLISLVTLWEYARMSGLEKLKTNHYLAATLVFGVIAYAGGWTLPDIVWYAVLAFWLVVMPLWLKFKWKLNGGWQAYTVGWLLVMPFWFALMSLRPHPDYALSLLAVMGLVWVADVCAYFSGKAFGKHKIAPTVSPSKSWEGAIGGAICVAVYMTVVWWAGWLTFDAGWFNTVLIGLVLTVVSVCGDLLESWLKRAAGIKDSSNLLPGHGGVFDRVDSLIAVISVYAAFESLF
- a CDS encoding isoprenyl transferase encodes the protein MKSSTQTILEHTSVPKHIAVIMDGNGRWAKKRFLPRVMGHKRGLDALENMVKHCAKLGVQYLTVFAFSTENWRRPEDEVSFLMGLFLQALQKQVRRLHENNMRLKVLGSRERFNRQILQGIEEAEALTANNTGLTLSIAADYGGRWDILQAANKLIAEGVSEITEDALAKHLMLGDAPEPDLFIRTGGETRISNFLLWQMAYAELYFTDTLWPDFDSKALDDAVASFQKRERRFGRTSEQLPVEQQRG
- the frr gene encoding ribosome recycling factor; the encoded protein is MINDIQKTAESKMQRSVEVLKENLAKVRTGRAHTGLLDQVEVEYWGSMVPVSQVANVTLLDARTIGVKPFESNMAAKVEKAIRDSNLGLNPAAVGDLIRVPMPMLTEERRKDLIKVVRSEAEEGRVSIRNVRRDANDHIKKLLKDKEISEDEARRGEEAVQKLTDKYIAEADKTLAAKEEDLMAI
- a CDS encoding TerC family protein, with amino-acid sequence MTEHPSVGSPLFYGVFFAAVFIMIIIDMLSLKKSGAHKVSVKEAVAWSCVWIAVSCAFAGWLYFELAGNPLYGAVVAKEKTLEFFTGYILEKSLAVDNIFVFLMIFGYFKVSPKYQHRVLLYGVFGAIVLRALMIFIGAALVQRFEWILYIFGAFLVYTGIHMMKPESEEEDLSQNKILGWLKKVIPVSHQFEGEKFFTVENGKRIATPLLLVLIMIELSDVIFAVDSIPAVFAVTTDPFIVLTSNIFAILGLRAMYFLLADVADRFIFLKYGLAFVLSFIGIKMLIMHWVHIPISISLSVVFGALGASILTSLVYTRQQQK